The Methanotorris formicicus Mc-S-70 DNA window CTATTCGATATTACCAAATATTAAGTTTTCTATTAGTTAGTATGATGTTCGGAGATACTGATTAAAAGTCCTGTTTGGGTTAAATAATTAGATATTTGTTCAAATTTTCTTATGCATTTCAAGACGATTTTATGATTTTTATACAAGTTATTCAAAATGTTTTGAAATTAACCATAATTATCAATTTCAACATTATACAACTTTTCAATATTTTCTTTGTGGATTTTGAAGCATCCTTCTTCATCCAATAAGTCCATTTCCATGAGTTTCCTTGTTCTTCTTGGAACTGTTTTAATGCCCAAAACTACTCCCGGTCTTTTTAAATCATCTATATAATCCGTCTCCATAACAAACCTTAATGATTTTTTTACTGCACTTTCAACGGGTTTTGATGCAATTATTGATGGAAATATTTTATATTTCTCCCCTTCCAAAACCATATCCCCACAGTGGTGCTTTATAACCTTATCAGGATTTAGCCCAACCTCTTCTGCCATTTCAGAGAACTCCTTAAATTGCTCTTCTGTTGCAGATTCAGCGTGTATTTGGAGTGAGCAGTCAATATCCTTTGCAATCACCATTGCATATTTTAATATCTCATTGGATGCCTTCCATGTCTCTTCATCAACCTCATAATGTGGTCTTCCAACTTCCCCAATGCCAACAATAAAATCATTCTCCTCAACAAGTTTTTTTGCATAATTTAAGGCATCAATCATTTTTTCCTTTGCCTTCTCTAAGGAAATTCCCCTCTTTAACATGACAGTTAATTCTGCCGGATGAACTCCAACCAAACCAAACGCCTTAACATCCGTGTTTTTGTTTATCTTTTCAACATCCTTAACTAAAATATCCATGGATTTTGTTAAATTTCCGTCAAATGTAGGTTTGTTTAAAACAATCATCACCTTTCCTCCAGCATTGTAGAAGATTTTTGCAACCTTCTCCGCACCGTAGCCGTTCTCATTATCTACATGGATGTGGTTGTCAGTTATGGGAAGATTTTTAAGGTTCATATTAATCCTCCAAAATATGGTAATCCTAAA harbors:
- a CDS encoding TatD family hydrolase, with translation MNLKNLPITDNHIHVDNENGYGAEKVAKIFYNAGGKVMIVLNKPTFDGNLTKSMDILVKDVEKINKNTDVKAFGLVGVHPAELTVMLKRGISLEKAKEKMIDALNYAKKLVEENDFIVGIGEVGRPHYEVDEETWKASNEILKYAMVIAKDIDCSLQIHAESATEEQFKEFSEMAEEVGLNPDKVIKHHCGDMVLEGEKYKIFPSIIASKPVESAVKKSLRFVMETDYIDDLKRPGVVLGIKTVPRRTRKLMEMDLLDEEGCFKIHKENIEKLYNVEIDNYG